The Priestia koreensis genomic interval CAAGCAGATAATCCGTATTTGTCGCAGGAACAACGTGATCCTCAAGGGATGCAAATGAAATGACTGGACACGTAATCTGCGATAATGAAGACCTCACAAACTTCATTAAGGAGAATAATTGTTTAATAGAAGCGGTAGGCGCATAATCATACGTAATTTCATAAACGTCTGGTTTTTTAATATCAGGTGCCCCTTCCAGTATATAGCGCTCGCACGTCTCCGTTGTATATCCCTCCATGCATGGAATAGAAGAAATGGCCGGATTAATAAGCATAATTCCTGAAATAGATGAAAACTTACTTGCCAAATAAGACGTAAGCGCTCCGCCCATGGATTGCCCGACGACAAATACGCGTGCGCACTGCTTTTTCAAATGACGATACGCCTGTGTAACATCCCCGATCCAATCTTGGAACGAATACGTCTCTAAATCTTTGTAATGCGTCCCGTGACCGCTTAGCCGCGGTGCATATACCGTATATCCCTTCTCTCCGAACGACTGCGCTAGAAACTCAACGCTTTGTGGTGTGCCCATAAATCCATGAATCACTAAAACACCCGTTTCATTACCATTTATAAAAATTGGCTCAGCACCTTGAATAATTGAGTAAGTCGTCATGCTTTCATCTCCCTTGAAAAATATTCCTTTTCGCTCTGTTTTATCTTTTCTCTATCTTAAACCCACAATTCCTACCTGTCAACGATGAATTAAAAAATATTTTTATTTTCTGATTATTTAACACAATAAAAAACCCGAGATGGAATCATCTCAGGTTTTTACGTTATTGACGAACAAGTGGATATAAAGAAGATACGTCAATTTTATTTGCTTTGTAGTAGTCTAGAATGCCAAGTACGATCGCTTCTGCGTCTTTTTGACGCCAGTAGTCAGACTTTAGCTTCGCCGCATCCGTTGAATTGTTAATAAAGCCAAGCTCTGCTAATACGGCAGGCATTGAATTGTATTTATTTACATACAAATTCGTCGGATGTATTCCACGATCAGCTAATTTCCACTCTTCTACTAAGCGCTTTTGAATACACTGTGCAAGCAGCTTGCTTTGGGCATTATACGGATTTGTTGCCCCTGCATAGTAATGCGTTTCAATCCCAGTTCCTGACTCGGGTTTTGCACTGGAGTTAATGTGAATGCTGACAAAAATATCTCCCTTTTGCTGCTTCGCAATGATCGGTCGATCTTTTAGCTCAATAAACACATTCGTGCTTCTCGTTAAATAGCTTGGAACAGACATGCGATTAAGCACTTGCTGTACCTTTAGTCCAACATCTAACACGATGTCTTTTTCATTCATCCCGTTCCCAATTGCTCCCGTATCTTTTCCACCATGACCTGGATCAATAATGATTTTTTTATTCGCCAGTGGATTTAACACAGGGCTAGGAGTCGTAGGCTTTGTCGGATTCGGATCAGGCTGATTCGGATCGGTTGCTCCTCCGCCGTTTGTCGATGTGACCGCTAAATAAGAAGACGACACGAAACCTGCAAATGAGTTTTTATCATCGACCACTTCTGCCCATGTTCCAACAAAGTGATCGATTTTAAGCATTGTTCCATTTCCTACAGACGTAATCTTCCCGTATTGAGTGGAAGGACCTGTACGGACGGTTAAAGCACTTGCCGTTACCTTCCCCTGCTGCGGGAATGATTTTGCGTACCCTGGTCGGAACGATGAATTAATGGCACGGGCGATAAAGACCGCATAGTCAGCGCGCTTAATGAGCTCATTTCCACCAAACTGGCCGTTTCCAAGCCCTGTGGAGATCTTTTTTGAAAGCAACGCTTGGTTTGCACTTCCGGTATTGGTTGCGCCGTAATTAAATGCGCGCGAAATGAGTAACGCCATTTCACCACGTGATACCTTTTGCTCCGGTTTAAACGTTCCGTCTGCATAGCCGCTCAGATAGTGCTTCTCATATGCCGACTGAATATAGCCTGCTTCCTTTGCACTTGCCTGCACGTCAGAAAATTTTGTCTGACGCTGTGTGCCGTCAAGCTGTGTTGCTTTTCCGATAATTACTACTGCTTCTGCTCTCGTGATGGTTTCATCAGGGTTCAAACGGTTACTTGACGTATTCAAAATGCCCCCTTCAGCTAAAAAATTTACTTCTTTTGCTGCTCGATGGTTGTTTGGGACATCCACAAACGTTGTTTCGGCTTTAACAGTTAGATTGGAGAATGTTCCAAGCATTAAAGCAAAAACAACGGGAAGAACTCCTGCCGTTCTCTTTTTCATATGTAACTTCCTTTCCCTGTTCCTTTTTACCATTTTTTATCCATAAGACCTAGAAACTATTTCCACAAAAATAGACCTTACTCCTTTTTTTTCGTCATTTTTTTTAGAAAGTTAATAAAAATTAAGTCGAATGTATGAAAAATATTAAAAAAGAAACGCAGGGATAAAAAAAATAGCCCTTTTCGGCTATTTTTAATGGTTATAAGGCGGAAATCTGCTTGTGAAGTAATTGTATATACGTTTGTATTCCTTTTACATCGTAGCTCGATAATAAGCTTACAAGTGCTTCGATAATAACCTTTTTCGGCTCTTTTTTTTGAAGCTCCTCCCTAAGAGCACGAAGGGAAACGTACACTCGCTCAATGCCCTCACTATAGTCGGGTTGATTGACAAGAAATTGTTCAAAGTCTGCGATCGTTTGAAGCATTTGGTGAAACGGTGTAGGTGGCTGCTGTTCCTCCTCAAAAAAGCTTTTCATTAGCTCAAAGCTTAAAAGCGGTTCGTCCGCCTCTTTAAATCCATGCATAACAGAGTCTAAACGGTCTAACATAAAAGATGGAATACGTTCTAGAGAGAGCTTTTTATCATCCATAAAAATGTAAAACAGGTATTCCTTCATCATTCCGTTGAGCATTGTCGCACAGTCTAGAACATACTGCTTGTGAGACTCACCGTATATCTCTAAAAGCTGACTGCAGTACCATTTCATCGTTTCAGAGCGAATATTTGCGACCACCTTGCTCAATTCCTCATTTACTCGAAGCGCCTGTTCTCCCATTCTCATGCGGACAAAATGCTTGTGTCGATTAAATTCCTGAAGCTGCACCGTTAATTGTCGAATGAATCGCTCACGAGGCGTTAAGTCTTCATCTTCGCCAATTTCAGATATTTTCTTAAACAACACTTCGTAGTGATAGCGAAAAATGGAAATCGCCATTTCTTCTTTCGATTTAAAATAATTATAGATGGATGCTTTCGCAATTCCGCTTCGCTCCGCAATTTCTTGCATGCTTGCGGCGTGATAGCCTTTTTCAGCAAATAGCTTCATTGCTTCCTCTAAAATTTGGATTTTTCGGCTCATCGTTACACCTCACTTCTTTAGAGAGAAAGGAGCCAACCTAAAAGATCGTATGCCTTTTAAGTCAGCTCCTCGTTCATAGGTTACATCATTGTCGTTTTAGCATACGACGTTCTTTCTTCACTTGTCTGCGGAAGAAGATTTCGTACATAACCGGAATAATAATCAAGGTTAGAAGTGTTGATGATACCAATCCACCAATAACCGTAATCGCTAATCCTTTGGAAATAAGCGTACCAGATGACGTAGAAAGTGCTAATGGAATAAGCGCAGTAATCGTCGCAAAAGCAGTCATTAAAATCGGACGCAGGCGAGTTTTACCAGCTTCAATTAACGCATCGTCAATGGTCATTCCTTTTTCTTCACGGTTTTGACCAACGCGGTCTACTAATACAATAGCATTCGTTGTTACAATTCCAATTAGCATCAGGAATCCAATCATAACGCTAATAGATAATGGTTCCCCAACGATCACTAGGAATAGAAGTGCACCGATTGGTACGAAAATGAGCGATGATAGGATAATGAACGGTATACGAGCTTTACCGAACGTAATTAACATTGTGATGTACACCAGACCAATAGCTACAATCATCGCGAGGCCAAGGTCTTTGAACGTATTAACGGTTTCTTCACTACCGCCGCCACCTTCAAGTGATACATCTTTTGGCAGATCTAATTTCTTCACGCCTTCTACAACATCATTCGTTGTTTGACGAACGTTATCCGTTGTTACTTGAGCAGATACTTGAGCAAATACTTTTCCATCTAGTTTTTGAATCGCGGTAAACGTATCCTTTTCTTGGATATCCGCTACTTCGCTAATAGGAATCGGCCCTTTCGCTGTAAATAGCTGCGTATCTTTTAGCTGATCAACAGACGTTACGTCTTTGCTGTAGGAAAGCTGTACTTGACGTTCTTTTCCGTCTAATGTTAGTTTCCCTACATCAGCAGGCTGTGTTTGATCGGCAATAGTACCAAGAATTTGCATGCCTGATACGCCGTATTGATCCGCTTTTTGAGGATCAATATCAATAACCACCTGACGCTGTTTATCTGAGAAGTTATTGGAAATGTTCTTCAATTCTTTGTTTTCATTCATGTAATCTTCTACTTTTTTAGATGCTTTTTGAAGAGAATCTAAGTTAGAAGAATACAGATTAATATCCACGTTATCATTTGTAGGTGGTCCACCAGAAGATTGTTCCTGAACGCCTACGAGCGCTTTTTTAGACTCTGCCGATGCGATGTCGTCCATTTTCTTCTGTAATTGTTCCACATACTTACCAGTATCAACGTTGTCTTTTAACGTAATAAAATAGTTTGCTTGATTTTGGCGCTGTAAGCCTGTCATAAAGTTTCGGCCACCAACGTCTGCTGTTACTTCTTTAATATTTTTTTCTTTTCCAAACATCTCTTCTAGTTTCAGAGACACGTTGTTCGTTTTCTCAAGCGGTGTTGAACCAGGTAGCTCAACAGATGCCACGAGCGTTTTTTGCTCTTCATTTGGAATAAACGTAAATCCAAGCTTTGGAACAAACGCAAATGATCCAACTAGGAGCAGAATGGATACCAATAGAACGATCCACTTGTGACCTAATGACCACTTGATTACTTTAGCATAGCCTCGTTGCAGTGCCCCTTCTTTTTCTTCAGCAGGAACTTTCTTAAATGAGAACTTCGCTAAAATTGGAACAATAGTTACCGCTACGAGTAACGATGTAATAAGCGAGAATACAATCGTTAGGGCAAACGGTAGGAAGAACTCACTCGTAATTCCTCCAACAAATCCAAGCGGTAAGAATACAACAACCGTTGTAATCGTTGAAGACGTAATCGCCTTTAAAATTTCTTTTGTCGACTCTAGGACAATCTCGTTGTTAATGGTTGTTTCAGCACGACGAACGCGTCTGAAGATGTTTTCAATTACTACGATACTGTCATCCACAACGCGTCCTACGGCAACTGCCATACCTCCGAGCGTCATAATGTTCAGTGAGATATCGAGCTGCTGCAAGAAAATCGATGACACAAGTAAGGACAGTGGAATCGAAATAATCGCAATAATCGTTGCGCGTATGTTACGTAAGAAAAGTAGAACCGCAAGTGATGCGAAGACCGCACCAAGCAACCCTTCACGTACTAATGTTTCAACAGAGTCTTTAATTCCCTGTGCAGAATCAAACCCAATTTTGTAATCTAGTTTGTTATCGTACTTGTTTAATACTTTTACTACTTCGTCTGCTACTTGCACAGTGTTAGCATCTTGCTTTTTCGTAATCGCCATTGAGAAAGAGTCTTTTTCGTTATAGCGAGTTAATTGTGATTGATCACTTACTTCTTCAATTTTAGCAATATCAGAAAGCTTCACAGGCGGTGCGTTTGGAATAACAGCTGATTTGAACGTTAATTCCTTCAGCTTCGCCACTTCGTCTACTTTCTCTTGCACGCGAATTGGAATTTCTGTTTCTGTTTCTTGAACTTTACCTGCTGGGAACGATAAGTCTTTGCTTTTCAGCTGATCTTTAATATCGTTTAAAGATAACCCAGCTTTTGCTGCTTTGTCTTTATCAACGGTGATTTGAAGCAATTGTTCTTTTAATCCACCCGTTGAAACGCTATTAATACCTTCAATTTTATTTAGTTCTGGTGTTAAATCATCTTCAATCACCTTTTGAAGATCTGTATCACCTTTAGCAAATAAAGAGATATTGTAAATAGGAAGTGCACCGAATGAGAATCGGTTTACCTTCGCGTTTACGTCTTCAGGAAGAGATGCATCGTCAATATTGCTATTAACCTGCTGCTCAACCTCATCCATATCAGTATTGAATGGGAATTCTAGATTAATAATCGCCACGCTCTCATAAGATGAGCTTTGGACTTTCTTAACGCCTTCAATCCCCTTAAATTTGTCCTCTAATTTCGAGGTCACCTGTTCATTAATATCTTCTGGAGAAGCGCCAGGATAAGTCACTTCTACAGACAACTGTGGAAACTCAATATTCGGAAGTAAATCTACCTTCAGCTTTGAAAAGGAATATAAACCGCCTAATATGAGTAAAAATGAAATGATAAACACGGCCACCGCATTTTTTAAACTAAAGCGTGTTAAAAAATTCATTTTGTCCTCCTCTGTACCTACGTTTTATTTTTCCGACCGATCGGTTGGTCGTATTTATCGACCGATTGGTCACCTGTGATAAATATAAGGGATATAAAAACCATTTGCAACTTTAAACTGTTTAATCATTGTTAACGTTTTGTGAAATAATTGTGAAAGCAAAAAAAAGTACCCGATGCTCATAAATGCACCAGGTACGACAGGAAGGTGATCCGCAACAAGTGAGGGGGGTCAAGTGTGTGCGGAGTGTTTCAGTATGCTAGTAGTTTCTTTCCCGCCTTTTTGGAATTAAAACCACAAATTTCGTTTTTATTTTACGCTCCATTTTGATCCCCATATTTTCATTTCTCTAAGGACCAAATTTAGCGAAGCACCTTTATCGGTTAACGAATACTCAACCGTTACAGGAACCGTTGCGTGAATTTCTCTCTCGACAATTCCGTTGTCTTCAAAATGCCTAAGCGTATCTGTGAGCGCTTTCGGGCTAATTCCTTTAATGGATTTGCGAATTTCTCCGAATCGTCTCGTCCCATCAAACAATTCTTTTAGTACATGAAAGGACCACTTACCCCCTAATACATTAATGACTTCTTCAACTGAGCAAGAAATATCCTGCTCTTCTTCTTCGGTTAAAATAGGGTAATGATTTAAATCAGCAGCCACGCTTTGTCCTCCTATATAGGGGCTAGTTACGTTTTGGTAACTAGCTTAAAAAATTTTCAGTTATTTTCTTCCCGACCTACTTATACTATACTAGTCGTTGGAAACGTTCGTATGATGTTTCATTAGTAAATGACTACATCTATTATGATTCGAACACAAACGGTTGTAAAGTTTAAGGAGGAATGAACAATGGAACGCGTACAATTAAAAGAGGATTTGCAATTTTCACGAATT includes:
- a CDS encoding alpha/beta hydrolase codes for the protein MTTYSIIQGAEPIFINGNETGVLVIHGFMGTPQSVEFLAQSFGEKGYTVYAPRLSGHGTHYKDLETYSFQDWIGDVTQAYRHLKKQCARVFVVGQSMGGALTSYLASKFSSISGIMLINPAISSIPCMEGYTTETCERYILEGAPDIKKPDVYEITYDYAPTASIKQLFSLMKFVRSSLSQITCPVISFASLEDHVVPATNTDYLLEQTRAVQKTKVTLRNSYHVASMDYEKELIAARCISFIRTICRSEALVFPTSIAQ
- a CDS encoding N-acetylmuramoyl-L-alanine amidase, which encodes MKKRTAGVLPVVFALMLGTFSNLTVKAETTFVDVPNNHRAAKEVNFLAEGGILNTSSNRLNPDETITRAEAVVIIGKATQLDGTQRQTKFSDVQASAKEAGYIQSAYEKHYLSGYADGTFKPEQKVSRGEMALLISRAFNYGATNTGSANQALLSKKISTGLGNGQFGGNELIKRADYAVFIARAINSSFRPGYAKSFPQQGKVTASALTVRTGPSTQYGKITSVGNGTMLKIDHFVGTWAEVVDDKNSFAGFVSSSYLAVTSTNGGGATDPNQPDPNPTKPTTPSPVLNPLANKKIIIDPGHGGKDTGAIGNGMNEKDIVLDVGLKVQQVLNRMSVPSYLTRSTNVFIELKDRPIIAKQQKGDIFVSIHINSSAKPESGTGIETHYYAGATNPYNAQSKLLAQCIQKRLVEEWKLADRGIHPTNLYVNKYNSMPAVLAELGFINNSTDAAKLKSDYWRQKDAEAIVLGILDYYKANKIDVSSLYPLVRQ
- a CDS encoding TetR/AcrR family transcriptional regulator encodes the protein MSRKIQILEEAMKLFAEKGYHAASMQEIAERSGIAKASIYNYFKSKEEMAISIFRYHYEVLFKKISEIGEDEDLTPRERFIRQLTVQLQEFNRHKHFVRMRMGEQALRVNEELSKVVANIRSETMKWYCSQLLEIYGESHKQYVLDCATMLNGMMKEYLFYIFMDDKKLSLERIPSFMLDRLDSVMHGFKEADEPLLSFELMKSFFEEEQQPPTPFHQMLQTIADFEQFLVNQPDYSEGIERVYVSLRALREELQKKEPKKVIIEALVSLLSSYDVKGIQTYIQLLHKQISAL
- a CDS encoding efflux RND transporter permease subunit, which encodes MNFLTRFSLKNAVAVFIISFLLILGGLYSFSKLKVDLLPNIEFPQLSVEVTYPGASPEDINEQVTSKLEDKFKGIEGVKKVQSSSYESVAIINLEFPFNTDMDEVEQQVNSNIDDASLPEDVNAKVNRFSFGALPIYNISLFAKGDTDLQKVIEDDLTPELNKIEGINSVSTGGLKEQLLQITVDKDKAAKAGLSLNDIKDQLKSKDLSFPAGKVQETETEIPIRVQEKVDEVAKLKELTFKSAVIPNAPPVKLSDIAKIEEVSDQSQLTRYNEKDSFSMAITKKQDANTVQVADEVVKVLNKYDNKLDYKIGFDSAQGIKDSVETLVREGLLGAVFASLAVLLFLRNIRATIIAIISIPLSLLVSSIFLQQLDISLNIMTLGGMAVAVGRVVDDSIVVIENIFRRVRRAETTINNEIVLESTKEILKAITSSTITTVVVFLPLGFVGGITSEFFLPFALTIVFSLITSLLVAVTIVPILAKFSFKKVPAEEKEGALQRGYAKVIKWSLGHKWIVLLVSILLLVGSFAFVPKLGFTFIPNEEQKTLVASVELPGSTPLEKTNNVSLKLEEMFGKEKNIKEVTADVGGRNFMTGLQRQNQANYFITLKDNVDTGKYVEQLQKKMDDIASAESKKALVGVQEQSSGGPPTNDNVDINLYSSNLDSLQKASKKVEDYMNENKELKNISNNFSDKQRQVVIDIDPQKADQYGVSGMQILGTIADQTQPADVGKLTLDGKERQVQLSYSKDVTSVDQLKDTQLFTAKGPIPISEVADIQEKDTFTAIQKLDGKVFAQVSAQVTTDNVRQTTNDVVEGVKKLDLPKDVSLEGGGGSEETVNTFKDLGLAMIVAIGLVYITMLITFGKARIPFIILSSLIFVPIGALLFLVIVGEPLSISVMIGFLMLIGIVTTNAIVLVDRVGQNREEKGMTIDDALIEAGKTRLRPILMTAFATITALIPLALSTSSGTLISKGLAITVIGGLVSSTLLTLIIIPVMYEIFFRRQVKKERRMLKRQ
- a CDS encoding winged helix-turn-helix transcriptional regulator, yielding MAADLNHYPILTEEEEQDISCSVEEVINVLGGKWSFHVLKELFDGTRRFGEIRKSIKGISPKALTDTLRHFEDNGIVEREIHATVPVTVEYSLTDKGASLNLVLREMKIWGSKWSVK